The Williamwhitmania taraxaci genome includes the window GTTGACTTGAGAATAGAACGATATATATCCCTCATTGCCATATTCTTATTGGTAACCGTTGCTGTAAATGGGCAAGTAGCAGTGCGCCCTATTCCAGCTGCCGAACGCACCGATCTTTATCTTCCGTTGCTCAAGGGCAAGCGTATTGCTATAGTTGCCAATCATACTTCACTCATTAAGGGACGGCATCTCGTAGATTCATTACTTTCCTTAGGGATTAAAATTGTAAAGATTTACTGTCCGGAGCATGGGTTCCGAGGCCAAGCCGATGCCGGTGAACGGGTGAACAGCTATAAGGACTTTCGCACCGGATTGGATGTGGTTTCGCTCTATGGGAGTAAGAAAAAACCCGATGCCGAATCGTTGCGGGGCATTGATTTGGTGATTTTCGATTTGCAGGATGTGGGTGTGAGGTTCTATACCTACCTCTCCACCATGCACTACGTTATGGAAGCGTGTGCGGAGAATAAAACTCCGGTAATGGTGCTCGACAGACCAAACCCCAATGGTTCCTATGTGGATGGTCCCATACTCGATAGCACGCTGCGCTCGTTTGTGGGTATTCATCCTATTCCTATAGTTCATGGAATGACCCTTGGCGAGTTGGCTCAAATGATCAATGGTGAGGGGTGGTTAAAGAATAAGGTGAAATGCTTGCTTACCGTTATTCCTTGCGGCAGCTATACTCGTAAATCGCTCTATACATTGCCAGTGAAGCCTTCGCCCAATCTACCCAATATGCGGAGTGTTTACCTCTATCCGTCCACGGGAATGTTCGAAGGAACGGCGCTAAGCGTAGGGCGCGGTACCCCTTGGCCTTTTCAAGTGTTGGGACATCCGCGCTATCCAAACGCTGGCTTTTGGTTTGTTCCCGTTCCGGTGATTGGTGCCAGTAAGGAACCACCCTATAAGAATACCCGCTGCTATGGCATCGATTTGCGTACCATTCCCGATTCCGTTTCGCTGGTAAGAATGAATCATATCAATCTCGACTACCTTATTGCGGCATACAATAAGTTTCCCAATAAGGATAGCTTCTTCAATAGCTTCTTTGATTTGCTGGCCGGGAATCGTCTGCTCCAAAAACAAATTAGGCAGGGCATGAGCGCTGGCGATATTCGCGCCACCTGGCAGCCAGACCTTAAGACCTTTGTTGAGCGACGCAAGCAGTACTTGATTTACGGGGAGTAGAAATTAGGTTATCATGGGGTAGGTTCGCCTTCCAATGCTACCATTTACCACAGAGGTCACAGAGAGTAAAACTACACAGAGAACACAAAGCGTTCGCATTACAACTATTCTGCATGGTATATACGCTACCGACCTCCTCCGGCTCCTCCAAAGGAGGAGTGACTGGGTGGTTAGGCTTTCCTCATCTTTAGCAAGTCACCCTTCCCTTTGGGAAGGGATGGGGTT containing:
- a CDS encoding exo-beta-N-acetylmuramidase NamZ family protein; its protein translation is MRIERYISLIAIFLLVTVAVNGQVAVRPIPAAERTDLYLPLLKGKRIAIVANHTSLIKGRHLVDSLLSLGIKIVKIYCPEHGFRGQADAGERVNSYKDFRTGLDVVSLYGSKKKPDAESLRGIDLVIFDLQDVGVRFYTYLSTMHYVMEACAENKTPVMVLDRPNPNGSYVDGPILDSTLRSFVGIHPIPIVHGMTLGELAQMINGEGWLKNKVKCLLTVIPCGSYTRKSLYTLPVKPSPNLPNMRSVYLYPSTGMFEGTALSVGRGTPWPFQVLGHPRYPNAGFWFVPVPVIGASKEPPYKNTRCYGIDLRTIPDSVSLVRMNHINLDYLIAAYNKFPNKDSFFNSFFDLLAGNRLLQKQIRQGMSAGDIRATWQPDLKTFVERRKQYLIYGE